From a region of the Pirellulales bacterium genome:
- a CDS encoding Crp/Fnr family transcriptional regulator: MAERLWHLKHCGLFERLNTVELAELEARARAKVFPPRTFVYSPRDAADSVLLLADGRARLVSLNDDGKQTILAFLEPGDLFGELAVAGVGSREEYAETLAASTVVEIPREALESLMSRHAPLSLAITKLIGLRRRRIERRLQHLLFRSSRDRLVHLLLELAGDYGQASPDGTRIGLKVSHQDLADVIGTTRESVTLRLGELQREGLVKVVRRTIVLTDRARLADSIGSAALPPSADNGRAASVSKLTNFPRPNR; encoded by the coding sequence ATGGCAGAGCGACTGTGGCACCTGAAGCACTGCGGCTTGTTCGAACGGCTCAACACCGTGGAGCTGGCTGAGCTCGAAGCACGAGCGCGGGCCAAAGTTTTTCCGCCGAGGACGTTTGTTTATTCGCCCCGCGACGCCGCCGATTCGGTGCTCTTGCTCGCCGACGGCCGGGCGCGCCTGGTCAGCCTGAACGACGATGGCAAACAGACCATCCTGGCCTTCCTCGAGCCGGGCGACCTGTTCGGCGAATTGGCCGTCGCCGGCGTGGGCTCGCGAGAAGAGTATGCCGAGACGCTCGCCGCCTCGACCGTCGTCGAGATACCTCGCGAAGCACTTGAATCGCTGATGTCGCGCCATGCGCCGCTCTCGCTGGCCATCACCAAGCTCATCGGCTTGCGGAGACGGCGGATCGAACGCCGCTTGCAACACCTGCTGTTTCGCTCCAGCCGTGACCGTCTGGTCCATTTGCTGCTGGAACTGGCGGGCGACTACGGCCAGGCATCGCCCGATGGCACGCGCATTGGGCTGAAAGTCTCGCACCAGGATCTGGCCGACGTGATCGGAACCACTCGAGAGTCGGTCACCTTGCGGTTGGGCGAACTGCAGCGCGAAGGGCTGGTCAAAGTGGTCCGCCGCACCATCGTCCTGACCGACCGCGCTCGCCTGGCCGATTCGATCGGCAGCGCCGCGCTTCCGCCGTCCGCTGACA
- a CDS encoding GNAT family N-acetyltransferase, whose translation MVLVETERLFIRDWVPDDWKRYKPLATDPRVLKYIGVEPSPDERIKAFVNGGIQTAKTRGWILWPVIHRDDAELIGFCGFNDGFPPDVELGWRLRPEYWGRGLATEIAQAVMEYGWNEFSFVRLVSVIHPENRASVRAAEKLGLCGTHPTGLR comes from the coding sequence ATGGTCCTCGTTGAAACCGAACGCCTCTTCATCCGCGACTGGGTGCCCGACGATTGGAAGCGGTATAAGCCGCTGGCGACCGATCCGCGCGTGCTCAAATACATCGGCGTCGAGCCGTCGCCCGACGAGCGGATTAAGGCGTTCGTCAACGGCGGGATTCAAACAGCCAAGACGCGCGGCTGGATCCTGTGGCCGGTCATCCACCGCGACGACGCCGAGTTGATCGGCTTTTGCGGTTTCAACGACGGCTTTCCGCCCGACGTGGAGCTTGGCTGGCGGTTGCGGCCGGAGTATTGGGGCCGCGGGCTGGCCACCGAGATCGCACAGGCCGTGATGGAATACGGCTGGAATGAGTTCAGTTTCGTCCGGTTGGTGTCGGTCATCCACCCCGAGAACCGCGCGTCGGTCCGCGCCGCCGAGAAGCTCGGCCTTTGCGGAACTCATCCGACCGGTCTACGATAA
- the lysS gene encoding lysine--tRNA ligase codes for MPSPAPDLTDDRSPGMHEASRREKLRRLEELGLDPWGQRFDDHQPIAAIRAREGEITVEPAPPDAKQRPQQHGPQVRAAGRVVLQRPQGKLIFLTIRDWTEQIQVFIGRAQVGEENWALAECLDLGDLVGVDGELKHTNKGELTIFAEKLHFLAKSIEPHPDKHKGLHDPELRQRMRYLDLIYTEGVLPRFLNRTKVVQSVRQTLAGERFVEIEGPTLHSIAGGAAARPFKTHHNALDIPLFLRIALELHLKRLLVGGIERVYELGRVYRNEGISPKHNPEFTMLEVYQAYGDYQSMMDLTEKIIVEAIQATGQPFTLPWGEATIDFTPPFARKTYDELFEEHTGVSPGDTAGVKKLADEIGFATEGKHPDVIKSFVFEERVEDRLTGPVFVLDYPASVCPLTKRKRSDPDMAERFELFVQGMEVANAYTELNDPDLQEQLFRTQLAGQKEEDSMAKMDHDFIRSLRHGMPPAGGLGIGIDRLVMLLTNSQSIRDVILFPLLRPE; via the coding sequence ATGCCTTCTCCCGCACCCGACCTGACCGACGACCGTTCTCCCGGCATGCACGAGGCCTCTCGCCGTGAGAAGCTGCGCCGGCTGGAAGAACTGGGCCTCGATCCTTGGGGCCAGCGCTTCGACGACCACCAGCCGATCGCCGCAATTCGTGCTCGTGAAGGCGAAATCACGGTCGAGCCGGCTCCGCCGGACGCCAAACAGCGGCCCCAGCAGCATGGCCCCCAAGTTCGGGCGGCCGGCCGCGTTGTCTTGCAGCGGCCCCAGGGGAAGCTGATCTTTTTGACCATCCGCGACTGGACCGAGCAGATTCAGGTGTTCATCGGCCGCGCTCAGGTGGGCGAAGAAAACTGGGCCTTGGCCGAATGCCTCGACCTGGGCGACCTGGTCGGCGTCGACGGCGAGCTGAAGCACACCAACAAGGGCGAGCTGACGATCTTCGCCGAAAAGCTCCATTTTCTGGCCAAGTCGATCGAGCCGCATCCCGACAAGCACAAGGGCCTGCACGACCCCGAGCTGCGGCAGCGGATGCGGTATCTCGACCTCATTTACACTGAGGGCGTGCTGCCGCGGTTCTTGAACCGCACGAAGGTCGTGCAATCGGTCCGGCAGACGCTGGCCGGCGAGCGGTTCGTCGAGATCGAAGGGCCGACGCTGCACTCCATCGCCGGCGGCGCGGCGGCCCGGCCCTTCAAAACGCACCACAACGCGCTCGACATTCCGCTTTTTCTGCGGATCGCCCTGGAGCTGCACCTCAAGCGGCTGCTGGTCGGCGGAATCGAGCGGGTCTATGAGCTGGGCCGCGTCTACCGCAACGAAGGCATCAGCCCCAAGCACAACCCCGAGTTCACCATGCTCGAGGTGTATCAGGCTTACGGCGACTATCAGAGCATGATGGACCTGACGGAGAAGATCATCGTCGAGGCGATCCAGGCGACCGGGCAGCCGTTCACGCTGCCCTGGGGCGAGGCCACGATCGACTTCACGCCGCCCTTTGCCCGAAAGACCTACGACGAGTTGTTCGAGGAGCACACCGGCGTTTCGCCCGGCGACACGGCCGGCGTGAAGAAGCTGGCCGACGAAATCGGTTTTGCCACCGAGGGCAAGCACCCCGATGTGATCAAGAGCTTCGTGTTCGAAGAGCGGGTCGAAGACCGGCTGACGGGGCCGGTGTTCGTGCTCGATTACCCGGCCAGTGTTTGCCCGTTGACGAAGCGGAAGCGGTCGGACCCCGACATGGCCGAGCGTTTCGAGTTGTTCGTGCAGGGCATGGAAGTGGCCAACGCCTATACCGAGTTGAACGACCCCGATTTGCAGGAGCAGCTTTTCCGCACGCAGTTGGCCGGGCAAAAAGAGGAAGACTCGATGGCCAAGATGGACCACGACTTCATCCGCTCGTTGCGGCACGGCATGCCGCCGGCCGGCGGTCTGGGCATCGGCATCGACCGGCTGGTGATGTTGTTGACCAATAGTCAGAGCATACGCGATGTGATTTTGTTCCCTTTATTGAGACCCGAGTAG